A stretch of Brassica napus cultivar Da-Ae chromosome C6, Da-Ae, whole genome shotgun sequence DNA encodes these proteins:
- the LOC106394298 gene encoding peroxidase 13-like: MSRGVRESISKHSFSSRMITIGIFLVLFSAHDLFSFSEAQQLQFGFYSETCPSAESIVGDVVKQAVTKDPGNAAVLLRLHFHDCFVEGCDGSILIKHEVNDDERFAPGNAGVGGFDVIDNAKSELERLCPGVVSCADIVALAARDAVIAAKGPFYEVPTGRRDGLTSDKSNAANLPDVEDSINILKSKFREKRLSDKDLVLLSAGAHTIGTTACFFIMSRLDAQDSTISPDFFQVLRSKCPKGGDVNVRIPLDWESQFVFDEQIFRNIRDGKGVIKSDSVLYQDNDMKNIIESYLASNESSEANFAADFAEAMVKMGVIGVKTGVQGEVRRICNATN, from the exons atgagcCGTGGAGTACGAGAGAGTATATCGAAGCATTCATTTAGTTCGAGAATGATCACTATTGGAATCTTTCTAGTTTTGTTTTCTGCTCATGATCTATTCAGTTTTTCAGAGGCACAACAACTACAGTTTGGGTTCTACTCAGAAACATGTCCATCCGCAGAATCCATCGTCGGTGACGTTGTTAAACAAGCAGTGACCAAGGACCCTGGAAATGCTGCCGTCTTACTCCGTCTCCACTTCCATGATTGCTTTGTTGAG GGTTGTGATGGGTCCATTCTAATCAAACACGAAGTAAATGATGACGAGAGGTTTGCTCCGGGTAACGCTGGTGTGGGTGGTTTCGATGTTATAGATAATGCTAAATCAGAGCTTGAACGTTTGTGTCCAGGCGTTGTGTCTTGTGCTGACATCGTTGCTCTTGCTGCTAGAGACGCTGTCATTGCG GCAAAGGGACCTTTTTACGAGGTTCCAACAGGTCGAAGAGATGGCCTGACATCAGATAAGAGTAACGCTGCTAACTTGCCAGATGTTGAAGATTCCATAAacattttgaaatcaaaattcAGAGAGAAGCGGCTTTCAGATAAAGATCTTGTTCTTCTTAGTGCtg GTGCACATACTATCGGTACCACAGCATGTTTCTTTATCATGTCACGTTTGGATGCTCAAGATTCAACGATAAGTCCAGATTTTTTTCAAGTGTTGAGATCAAAGTGTCCAAAAGGTGGCGATGTTAATGTAAGGATTCCGTTGGATTGGGAAAGCCAGTTTGTGTTCGACGAGCAAATATTTAGGAACATCAGAGATGGCAAAGGAGTTATCAAATCGGATTCTGTACTGTACCAAGATAATGACATGAAGAATATTATTGAGTCGTATTTGGCAAGCAACGAGAGTTCGGAGGCTAATTTTGCTGCGGATTTTGCTGAAGCTATGGTCAAGATGGGTGTCATTGGGGTGAAGACTGGTGTTCAAGGAGAGGTCAGACGCATATGCAATGCTACAAATTAG